In Vanrija pseudolonga chromosome 4, complete sequence, a single window of DNA contains:
- the spt3_1 gene encoding SAGA complex subunit spt3 — translation MPSRRFRDFINFSAYLDVRPNDDIIDILGFLAFEMVRSLCVTALEVREQLEKSAPSSRGSANVSPLKRKGERGDSSPSKRARTDGGAADSTEENGERRAGQSAPRSLFAPPPSARQPLLPSHVLEAFAQIQRKQTSNRVGGMRNWRGGLSRGRVALV, via the exons ATGCCTT ctcgtcgtttCCGCGACTTCATCAACTTCAGCGCCTATCTTGACGTCAGGCCCAATGACGACATCATCGACATTCTTGGCTTTTTGGCATTCGAGATGGTTCGTTCCCTCTGTGTGACCGCCCTCGAGGTTAGGGAACAACTAGAGAAGTCGGCCCCTTCATCAAGAGGTTCGGCCAATGTCTCACCTCTGAAACGCAAGGGCGAAAGAGGTGATAGCTCGCCCAGCAAGCGGGCGAGGAccgacggcggtgccgccgacTCTACTGAGGAGAATGGCGAACGTCGCGCCGGGCAATCGGCTCCCCGATCTCTGTTTGCTCCTCCACCCAGTGCCCGCCAGCCTCTACTCCCCAGCCATGTCCTGGAAGCGTTTGCGCAGATCCAGCGCAAGCAGACCTCGAACCGCGTTGGAGGAATGCGCAACTGGCGTGGAGGGCTGTCCCGAGGCCGTGTCGCCCTTGTTTGA
- the dtl gene encoding Denticleless, whose product MAETRSPLGAVRTNVLALSSTHLPSPTRAPIKATSSPKQLYPIFLQDRSLSPTSANFPARNGLVDSDKGRVSGPRKRSRSSVFAPTEGDSGVVDRSEPGITDYFPSLVQRRPGSYSHASSKSIAGDTQKVPAAPEVHLWRRSRARFGMSRAPARPALASAPAFLSTLVTRTQGDTLSDCWSITLPSLHSPSGQDRDFSPALALAFSDDARRLTQQEAAMSGRKRLLAMGDEEGAIKILDVDQPSSLQAEASGIWWRAHNNGVFDLKWCDNDTRLLSASADQTLRIHDVSQDSSKLLAVLGGHTSTIKSTVFLDPSRSNNLSDSGNSNIIASGGRDGNINIYDLRCHGAFSQLNDLSTSLDTAVRRSARARNARDAASNQVINPVMTLRQPHNVPTGRRSTTETRSVSRTITSLVALQSMPGILASGGSFDGIVKLWDIRCPDPSSSTRPKATPYGVLPDPTILGNPSRRSRSVNALCESPTNGDLFALCGDSQIHVLRPSAAKTEYEPLEAILPQKFVHPDLLTRSFYIRMSLSADGKYLACGSSHAGVMVWDTGSHGNTAVNGSRLPVPKQHGSSHEPEVIAVDWGRDILVASSDDCTTRLWRPNPEVAAALTSTRGTEQEWSGIV is encoded by the exons ATGGCCGAGACAAGGAGCCCGCTTGGAGCGGTGAGGACCAATGTCCTCGCTCTCTCTTCCACCCATctcccttcccccacccGTGCGCCCATCAAGGCGACCTCGTCACCAAAACAGCTGTACCCCATCTTCCTCCAAGATCGCTCACTGTCTCCAACAAGTGCAAATTTCCCTGCCCGTAATGGCCTTGTCGACAGTGACAAGGGCCGCGTCTCTGGCCCGCGGAagcggtcgaggtcgagcgtctTTGCTCCCACTGAAGGCGACAGCGGTGTGGTCGACAGATCCGAGCCTGGCATCACGGATTACTTTCCTTCTTTGGTTCAGCGCAGACCTGGATCCTACAGCCACGCCTCCTCCAAGTCCATTGCTGGCGATACGCAGAAAGTACCAGCTGCCCCCGAAGTTCACTTATGGAGGCGCAGTCGTGCGCGCTTCGGCATGTCTCGAGCTCCCGCGAGGCCAGCATTGGCGAGCGCTCCTGCTTTTCTGTCGACGCTTGTGACTCGTACTCAAGGCGACACCCTGTCCGATTGTTGGTCAATCACATTACCTTCCTTGCACAGCCCATCCGGTCAAGACCGAGACTTCagccccgcgctcgcgctcgcgttcaGCGATGACGCCAGGCGGCTGACGCAGCAAGAGGCGGCAATGTCGGGAAGAAAGAGGCTTCTTGCCATGGGTGACGAAGAGGGCGCTATCAAGATCCTTGATGTCGACCAGCCGTCCTCGttgcaggccgaggccagtGGTATCTGGTGGAGGGCTCACAACAACGGTGTCTTCGACCTCAAATGGTGTGACAACGACACCCGGCTT CTCTCCGCATCGGCGGACCAGACGTTGCGCATTCACGACGTTTCCCAGGATTCGTCAAAGCTCTTGGCCGTTCTGGGGGGCCACACCTCCACGATCAAATCGACCGTATTCCTGGACCCATCTAGGTCGAACAACTTGAGCGACTCCGGCAATTCCAACATTATTGCTTCTGGTGGCAGGGACGGAAACATCAACATCTACGACCTCCGCTGCCACGGAGCCTTCAGTCAACTCAACGACCTCTCCACTTCGCTGGATACCGCTGTTCGCCGGTCAGCGCGCGCCCGTAATGCTCGCGATGCAGCTTCAAACCAGGTCATCAACCCGGTAATGACGCTACGCCAGCCGCACAACGTTCCGACGGGTCGTAGGTCTACCACAGAAACT CGCTCCGTATCGCGCACGATAACGAGCCTCGTCGCCTTGCAATCCATGCCGGGGATTCTGGCGTCTGGTGGCTCTTTTGATGG GATCGTGAAGCTCTGGGACATCCGCTGCCCCGACCCGTCGTCTAGCACTCGTCCAAAAGCTACACCTTACGGCGTGTTGCCGGACCCCACGATCCTGGGAAACCCATCTCGCCGTTCCCGATCTGTGAACGCGCTTTGTGAGAGCCCGACCAATGGCGACCTCTTTGCTTTGTGCGGGGACTCCCAGATTCATGTCCTGCGTCCCTCGGCGGCGAAGACCGAATACGAGCCTCTGGAGGCCATCCTGCCGCAGAAGTTTGTTCACCCAGACCTGCTCACAAGGTCATTCTACATCCGAATGTCCTTGTCTGCGGACGGCAAGTACCTCGCCTGTGGTTCAAGCCATGCGGGTGTCATGGTTTGGGACACTGGTTCTCATGGGAACACGGCAGTGAATGGATCAAGATTGCCTGTTCCAAAGCAACACGGCTCTTCACACGAGCCAGAAGTGATTGCTGTAGACTGGGGAAGAGACATT CTGGTCGCTTCGTCGGATGATTGCACAACACGACTATGGCGGCCCAATCCAGAGGTTGCGGCGGCACTGACCTCAACGCGAGGGACAGAGCAGGAGTGGAGTGGCATAGTGTAG
- the spt3_1 gene encoding SAGA complex subunit spt3, whose amino-acid sequence MATLALPTGPKAPSVGLALPTAQTASPAANSPAPVAAPTLAQARKPSSMAVPQANARPADSGRASASPSPEPEDDADAEGDDDDDEALGSSSKKSKSSKKKKGAAAVGLGGLDAAGKPDYKYTNEISQMMFVFGEVQDPLPETVRLVEDIVRGQIIEIVTRARLLTHLRSSRFLSAEDLIFLIRDDRGKVNRLRTYLSWKDVRKRAKDDEEGGDVDVDDADKNAVKGRKPIVKLSWELLTPFSDFLRSLPTQQNRADDDEDEDEDELQAHQDSMQRLRDADEVTKKMTKDEYVHYSDCRQASFTYRKGK is encoded by the exons ATGGCGACCTTGGCCCTCCCAACTGGACCAAAGGCGCCTTCTGTAGGCCTCGCCCTACCGACTGCCCAAACCGCGTCTCCAGCAGCCAACTCTCCCGCGCCTGTGGCAGCGCCTACATTGGCACAGGCTCGCAAGCCTTCATCAATGGCCGTCCCGCAAGCCAACGCTCGTCCAGCAGACTCGGGCCGCGCTTCTGCTTCGCCATCACCCGAGCCAGAGGACGATGCGGATGCCGAAGgagacgatgatgatgatgaagCCCTTGGATCAAGCTCCAAGAAGAGCAAAAGctcgaagaagaagaagggtGCTGCAGCAGTTGGTCTCGGTGGCCTGGACGCCGCTGGCAAACCAGACTACAAGTACACAAACGAGATCTCCCAAATG ATGTTTGTATTCGGAGAAGTCCAGGACCCATTGCCGGAGACCGTTCGGCTCGTGGAGGACATTGTCCGCGGCCAAATCATCGAGATT GTTACAAGGGCTCGACTTCTCACTCATCTGCGCTCTTCGCGTTTCCTCTCTGCTGAAGATCTCATCTTCCTCATTCGGGACGACAGGGGCAAGGTGAATCGGCTTAGGACATACCTGAGTTGGAAGGATGTCCGAAAGCGGGCGAAAGACGACGAAGAAGGTGGTGACGTTGACGTGGATGACGCCG ACAAGAATGCCGTCAAAGGCCGGAAACCCATTGTGAAGCTCTCCTGGGAGCTCTTGACGCCCTTCTCCGACTTCCTAAGGTCGTTGCCAACTCAGCAAAATCGGGcggatgatgacgaggacgaggacgaagacgagcTGCAAGCACACCAGGACAGCATGCAACGGCTTAGG GATGCGGACGAAGTCACCAAGAAGATGACCAAAGACGAGTATGTTCACTACTCGGACTGCCGCCAAGCGTCGTTCACATATCGAAAGGGCAAGTAG